The sequence GAGATCCGTCGCATCGTCATGGAGAAGATCGACCTCGTCGGCCTGGTCGGCGCGGAGGCGAAGCTTCCCGGTGAGATCTCCGGGGGCATGCGCAAGCGGGCCGGCCTGGCCAGGGCGCTCGTCCTCGATCCGGAGGTCATCTTGGTCGACGAGCCCGACTCCGGCCTGGACCCGGTCCGCACGGCCTATCTGAACCAGCTCTTCGTCGACCTCAACGCGGAGACCGAGGCGACGTTCCTCATCGTCACCCACGACATCAACACCGCGCGCACGGTGCCCGACGACATAGGCCTGCTGTTCCGGCGCGAGCTGGTCATGTTCGGGCCGCGCGAGATGCTGCTCTCCAGCGACGAGCCGGTGGTCCGGCAGTTCCTCAACGCCCGCAGGCACGGCCCCATCGGCATGTCCGAGGAGAAGGACGTCTCCGAGCTGGAGGCCGAGGCGCAGATGGGGCACGACCCGGGCGGCCTGCCGCCGATCCCGCCGCAGCTCATGCCCAGCGAGAGCCGGATCCGGCGCACGCAGCGCCCGCCGGGCTCCTGGCTGGCCGCCAACGGCGTCATCCCGCCGCCCAACTCGTTCGTGGACGAGCGCGGCCGGAACTGGCTGGAGGAGTACCCCCGGCTCGTCGCGGCTCACGTCAACGGCGTGCGGTGACTTCTGTCACACAGATGATCCCTCCCTCCGGGTGTCCTCTCCCTAGTGCTTCGTTCCTTAAAGCAGGTAGACGAACTTATGCCGGAGGATTCGGGGCTGCGGGGATGGCCGTCCCCAGATCCAGGGCTGGGCGTGGGCGTTGAGTTGGGCGGTGGCGAGGGCGACCGCGTAGGCGATCTCGGTGGCGTCGGCGAAGGTCTGCCCGGCGAACGCGGCCCGGCGTAGTAGTCGCCACCAGCCCTCGGCCAGGTTCAGCCAGCAGGCCCTGACCGGGATGAACACCTGGCGGATCCGCGGATGACGGGCCAGCCATTGGCGGACCCGCCAGCTGAAATGGCTGGACAGATTGTCGGTGATGACGACGATCGGGCCACGCCGGTTGGCGGTGGCGATCCGCATCAGCAGCTGGATCCAGCCGTCGCTGTTGCGCGAGGGCGCGCAGAAGGTGAGCTCGGTGCCGTCGCGGATGCGCAGCGCGCCGTAGACCCAGGTCTTGTCGGTGCCGCGTGAATACTCCAGCCGGTCCTTGATCCGATGCCCGCCGACCGACCAGCCGGGTGCGGGCGGGAAGGTGCGCGGGGTCACCGGTCCCAGCTCGTCGGCGCAGATCACCGTGGTGCCGGGCGGCGGGTGGGTGTAGAGGCCGATGATTTCGGCCCTTTTGGGGTGAACTGCGGATCGGTCGATTCGCTCCAGGAGCGGGTGTGCCGCCAGCGGACCTTCTCTGTGAGTAGGATCCGGCGGACCTGGCTGCGGGCGATGACGATGCCCTGCGCGCGGGCGGCGGCGGTCAGGCTGTCCAGAGTCCACTGCGCGGGACCGCTCTCGTCGTCGGCGACCAGGTCGCCAGCCCCTTCGCGAACCGGTCGTCCGGGCGGGGCCGAGCGCGCCAGGGCGATGACACACCCGCGTTCGATCTCGGTGAGCCGGGGTTTACGGCCCGCCCCGGGCCGATCGCCGAGCCCGGCCAGGCCTTCGGCGTTGAAGCGCTCGATCCGCTCGCGCACGGTCTGCATGTGACAGCCCAGCCTGGCCGCGATGGCGCTGGTGCGCTGCCCCTGCCAGCTGAAGGCGATCATCTGCGCCCGCGTGATCCAGTCGGCCGGGGCATGGCGGGCCCCGGCCAGTTTGCGGATCTGCCGCTCTTCTTCGGCGTCCGCCGGCGGACGCGCGTACAGCAGTTTCGGCATGACAATACCCCTGAGACCATCATCTCCCCAGGTCGGCGGGCAGGGATGTACGGCCGCATTCAGGAACGCAGCACTAGGTGTCCTCCCCGCCGGGTCTCTAGGCGTCCTCCCCTCCGGGCGTCCTCCCCTCCGGGCGTCCTCCCCTCCGGGCGTCCTCTCTCTAGGCGTTCTCCTCGCCGCCGTTCTCCCCGTCGGCGCCCGCCTCGCCGGCGCCCGCCTCGCCGGCGTCCGCCCGGCGGGTGCCCGTCCGGCCGGTGTCCCCTGTACCCGCCGCTCCGCCTGTGCCCGCCATACCCCGGCCGCCGGGCCGTCCGGTGGCAGGAGAGTCCCGGCCGGGGCCGAAACGGCTCCGAAACGGCTCTGGAAAGCCTCCTGTGGTGATCGTGCGGCGGGTTATGATCCGGCGACCGGGGGCTTGTCGGCCTGGACGGCCCACGCCACGCGGTCACCGGCCGGTGTTCCGGAGACCGTGCGATGGGAGGCGACGCATGGCGGTGAGAACTGCTCGGCCCCTCCGCCCGCTGAGGATCGCCGGGCCGGCGTTGGGCGTGCTGATCGCGGCACTGCTGGGCGCCGCCTTCTGGATCGGCGGTGATCTGCGCGAAGCCCAGGCGGCGGCCGACGACCGCAGGGCTGCGGTCCGGGCGGCGGGAGCGCACGCGGTCGATCTGCTCTCGGTCAGCCACCAGAGCGTCGACGCGGACGTCAAACGCATCCTCGACACCTCCACCGGGCCGGCCAAGGCGGAGTACACCGGCAATCTCGTGAAGCTCAAGGAGACCACGGTCAAGAACAAGGTCGTCCAGACGGGCGCGCTGCGGGCTTCCGGGCTCGTCTCGCTGAAGGGGAACGCGGCCCGGGTGATGGTGGTGGGCGACGCGGTGATCCGCTGGGAGGGGAGCAAGAGCGCCCCCCAGGAGCGCTTCTACCGGTGGAACATGGAGATGACCAAGGTCGAGGGCGTCTGGCTCGTGTCGAAGGCGGAGCTGGTCCTGTGACGCGCGTCTCCCTGCTGGTGATCGGGGTGCTGACCGCTGTGGCGTTCGCCCTCGCGGCCGCGGTCTGGGTCATGTACGCCGACCTGAGCCGCCTGCGCGGCAACGAGGCCGCCGGGCAGGAGGCGCTGACGGCGGCGCGCTTGGTCGCCTCCGACATGCTGTCGTACGACTATCGTACGATCGAACAAGATTTCGCACGGGCCGGGGGACACACCACCGGCGCCCTCACCGAGCACTACAGGCAGCTCGCCGCGACCCTGGTGCCGCTGGCCAGGCAGCAGCACACGGTTCAGCAGGTGACGGTGGCCGGGGCGGCGGTGGAGTCGGCGGAGCCCGGCCGGGTCGAGGTGCTGCTTTTCATGAACACGGGCACCGTGAAGACCCTCGCCGGGGAGAAGGAGCCCCGGCGCCAGGTCAGCCAGAACCGGGCCCGGCTGGTCATGGTCAAAAAGGACTCGCGCTGGCTGGTGGCGGAGCTGTCCACGCTGCTCGGAAACCCTCCGCCGGGCTAGTCGGCGTGGCGGGTTACCCAATTGTTAGTAAAGACCATGTTTGGCTTTGGCGTGCCTCTGGGTACATCAGCCATGGCAACGTCGATCGTCAGCCCGAACTCGGCTAGCGTTCGAACCGCCGTGTGACTGAGCGTTAGCCACACCAGGTCGCGGGTATCGTCTTGGATCCAGTGGTGTGCGCAGGTCACCCGGGGGGAAACTCCCAGCGTCACGGCTGTTCCTCGGCCGAAATGTCGGGTCACGGGCTTGACGTTTCGGCGCTGACGGGCGATGCTGCGACCAACGTGGAGCATGCAGCAAGACTGAAGTGGACAGGTGTATGCCGTTCGGCTACACTGCCCCTTTGCGCTGCCCTTTGACGACCCGCTTCTTTTGGTGCTCTGATGCATGGTCGTCTGGCGTGCGTGTAGTCAGTCCGCCGCGAGCCCTCGGAAGGACATCTGTTGGCAGCCTCGCGCAACGCCTCCGCCGTACCCGCTGGTCCCCGTCGTGTGTCTTTCGCACGAATTCAGGAGCCGCTCGAAGTTCCTGATCTTCTCGCTCTCCAGACCGAGTCCTTCGACTGGTTGCTCGGCAACGAGAAGTGGAAGGGGCGGGTCGAGGCGGCTCGCCAGGCCGGGCGCAAGGACGTTCCGGCCCAGTCGGGTCTCGAAGAGATCTTCGAAGAGATCAGTCCCATCGAGGACTTCTCCGGGACCATGTCCCTGTCGTTCCGGGATCACCGGTTCGAGCCGCCCAAGTACTCAGTCGATGAGTGCAAAGACAAGGACATGACCTACTCCGCCCCGATGTTCGTCACGGCGGAGTTCATCAATAACACCACTGGTGAGATCAAGAGCCAGACCGTGTTCATGGGCGACTTCCCGCTCATGACCGGCAAGGGCACTTTCATCATCAACGGCACCGAGCGTGTCGTGGTCTCCCAGCTGGTCCGGTCCCCGGGCGTCTACTTCGACCGCAGCGTCGACAAGACCTCCGACAAGGACCTCTACGGCTGCAAGGTGATCCCCTCCCGGGGCGCCTGGCTCGAGTTCGAGATCGACAAGCGTGACAGTGTCGGCGTCCGCATCGACCGTAAGCGCAAGCAGGCCGTCACGGTCCTGCTGAAGGCGCTCGGGTGGACCAACGACCAGATCCTTGAGCGTTTCGGACAGTACGAGTCCATGCGCGCCACCCTGGAGAAGGACCACACGGCCGGCCAGGACGACGCCCTGCTGGACATCTACCGCAAGCTGCGTCCGGGCGAGCCGCCGACCAAGGAGTCGGCACAGACGCTGCTGGAGAACCTGTACTTCAACCACAAGCGTTATGACCTCGCCAAGGTCGGCCGCTACAAGATCAATAAGAAGCTCGGCGTCGACAGCGAGATCACGCAGGGGACGCTGACCGAAGAGGACATCGTCGCCACGATCGAGTACATCGTCAAGCTGCACGCCGGCGAGACCTCGATGGCGGGCGCCAACGGTGAGATCGTCGTCGAGACCGACGACATCGACCACTTCGGCAACCGTCGCCTGCGCACGGTCGGCGAGCTCATCCAGAACCAGGTCCGCCTGGGTCTGGCCCGTATGGAGCGCGTCGTCCGCGAGCGGATGACCACTCAGGACGTCGAGGCGATCACGCCGCAGACCCTGATCAACATCCGTCCGGTCGTCGCGTCGATCAAGGAGTTCTTCGGAACCTCCCAGCTGTCGCAGTTCATGGACCAGACCAACCCGCTGGCCGGCCTGACGCACAAGCGGCGTCTGTCCGCGCTGGGCCCCGGTGGTCTGTCCCGTGAGCGGGCCGGCTTCGAGGTCCGTGACGTCCACCCCTCGCACTACGGCCGCATGTGCCCGATCGAGACGCCGGAAGGACCGAACATCGGTCTGATCGGCTCGCTGGCCTCCTTCGGCCGGGTCAACTCCTTCGGCTTCGTCGAGACGCCGTACCGCAAGGTCCTCGACGGCCGGGTCACCGACACGGTCGAGTACCTCACCGCGGACGAGGAGGACCGTTACGTCATCGCCCAGGCGAACACGCCGATCGGTTCCGATGGCACGTTCCTTGAGGACCGCGTGCTCGTCCGCCGTAAGGGCGGGGAGTTCGAGTCCCTGCGGGCCAACGAGGTCGACTACATGGACGTGTCGGCGCGCCAGATGGT comes from Streptosporangium roseum DSM 43021 and encodes:
- a CDS encoding transposase; the protein is MICADELGPVTPRTFPPAPGWSVGGHRIKDRLEYSRGTDKTWVYGALRIRDGTELTFCAPSRNSDGWIQLLMRIATANRRGPIVVITDNLSSHFSWRVRQWLARHPRIRQVFIPVRACWLNLAEGWWRLLRRAAFAGQTFADATEIAYAVALATAQLNAHAQPWIWGRPSPQPRILRHKFVYLL
- a CDS encoding helix-turn-helix domain-containing protein, with amino-acid sequence MPKLLYARPPADAEEERQIRKLAGARHAPADWITRAQMIAFSWQGQRTSAIAARLGCHMQTVRERIERFNAEGLAGLGDRPGAGRKPRLTEIERGCVIALARSAPPGRPVREGAGDLVADDESGPAQWTLDSLTAAARAQGIVIARSQVRRILLTEKVRWRHTRSWSESTDPQFTPKGPKSSASTPTRRPAPR
- a CDS encoding ABC transporter ATP-binding protein, which encodes MGVEVVVEGLTKSFGRQVIWEDVTLTLPAGEISVLLGPSGTGKSVFLKTLVGLLRPERGHIWIDGHDLANCSENKLYEFRRLFGVLFQDGALFGSLNLYDNIAFPLREHTRKSETEIRRIVMEKIDLVGLVGAEAKLPGEISGGMRKRAGLARALVLDPEVILVDEPDSGLDPVRTAYLNQLFVDLNAETEATFLIVTHDINTARTVPDDIGLLFRRELVMFGPREMLLSSDEPVVRQFLNARRHGPIGMSEEKDVSELEAEAQMGHDPGGLPPIPPQLMPSESRIRRTQRPPGSWLAANGVIPPPNSFVDERGRNWLEEYPRLVAAHVNGVR